The following coding sequences lie in one Kamptonema formosum PCC 6407 genomic window:
- the plsY gene encoding glycerol-3-phosphate 1-O-acyltransferase PlsY: protein MGLWLSLNFSVLLAAYLLGSIPTGYSVAKWVLGIDLREVGSGSTGATNVLRTLGKWPALGVLLVDVLKGIAAISLTRYIYALNVTSELAATAGIEDVTEILPWMATLAGLAVVLGHSKSIWLGFAGGKSVATSLGVLLGLYWPVGLGTFGIFGLVLAISRIVSLSSIIGAIGVSGLMFAFGQPLAYELFGIAGGVFVIVRHRANIQRLLNGTEPKIGEKLASEIEQA from the coding sequence ATGGGATTGTGGTTAAGTTTAAATTTTTCTGTGTTATTGGCTGCTTATTTACTAGGCTCGATTCCGACGGGATATAGTGTAGCAAAATGGGTTTTAGGAATCGATTTACGTGAGGTGGGATCTGGTTCTACTGGTGCAACTAACGTGCTGAGAACTTTGGGTAAATGGCCCGCTTTGGGAGTGTTACTGGTTGACGTTTTGAAAGGGATAGCGGCAATTTCTCTGACGCGCTATATCTATGCTCTCAATGTCACTTCTGAGCTAGCAGCAACCGCAGGGATAGAGGATGTTACAGAAATATTGCCTTGGATGGCAACTTTAGCAGGTTTAGCTGTGGTTTTAGGACATAGTAAATCTATTTGGTTAGGCTTTGCCGGTGGTAAATCTGTGGCTACAAGTTTGGGAGTTTTGTTGGGTTTATATTGGCCTGTGGGTTTAGGAACTTTCGGAATTTTTGGGTTAGTTTTAGCTATTTCGCGAATAGTATCTTTGAGTTCTATTATTGGGGCAATTGGAGTTTCTGGTTTGATGTTTGCTTTTGGTCAACCCCTAGCCTATGAGTTATTTGGAATTGCTGGTGGTGTATTTGTAATTGTGCGACACCGTGCTAATATTCAGCGGTTGTTGAATGGTACTGAGCCGAAAATTGGGGAGAAATTAGCATCGGAAATTGAACAAGCTTGA
- a CDS encoding GNAT family N-acetyltransferase: protein MVSVELIPGYQLRTGSGLDRAKLVKFMYKTYHELHPDRELGHLALTVEQYFSNKTPLWWVEWEGEDGGDGEDGGDGEDGEDGGDGEDGEDGGDGEDGGDGEDGGDGEDLSPSSPLLPRSPAPLLPRSPAPSLPRSSALKIGCLWLGNAIDQVSGDRYAHIFLLYVDPEHRQRGIGSALVSRAENWARERGDRQIGLQVFVTNKPALNLYQKLGYQTHSLSMLKSLH, encoded by the coding sequence ATGGTATCCGTTGAGTTAATACCAGGCTATCAGTTGCGTACAGGTTCGGGACTAGACCGTGCAAAATTGGTAAAATTCATGTACAAAACTTACCATGAACTTCACCCCGATCGAGAATTAGGTCATTTAGCTCTAACAGTTGAACAGTATTTTTCTAATAAAACTCCCCTGTGGTGGGTGGAATGGGAGGGGGAGGATGGGGGAGATGGGGAGGATGGGGGAGATGGGGAGGATGGGGAGGATGGGGGAGATGGGGAGGATGGGGAGGATGGGGGAGATGGGGAGGATGGGGGAGATGGGGAGGATGGGGGAGATGGGGAAGATTTATCTCCCTCATCTCCCCTGCTCCCCCGCTCCCCCGCTCCCCTGCTCCCCCGCTCCCCCGCTCCCTCGCTCCCCCGCTCCTCTGCTCTCAAAATAGGTTGTCTGTGGTTGGGAAATGCGATCGATCAGGTGAGTGGCGATCGCTACGCTCATATTTTTCTGCTATACGTAGATCCAGAACACCGACAGCGGGGAATAGGTTCAGCATTAGTTAGCCGTGCTGAGAATTGGGCCAGGGAAAGAGGCGATCGACAAATTGGTTTACAAGTCTTTGTCACTAATAAACCCGCCCTTAATCTTTACCAAAAACTCGGCTACCAAACCCATTCTCTCTCAATGCTAAAATCACTACACTAA
- a CDS encoding Uma2 family endonuclease codes for MLTTFKLDLSKFIELTDDQFYQLCRVHPDYKFERNAKGELLIMSPTGGETGNCNADLTFQVQGWSRRNSNLGIAFDSSTCFKMPKGGDRSPDASWVSRERWEALTPEQKRKFPPLCPDFVVELCSPTDSIREVREKMQEYMENGARLGWLIDPQTQIVEIYRPGREVEVLQSPSTLSGEDILPGFVLEVAPVMGNN; via the coding sequence ATGCTGACTACTTTTAAATTAGATTTAAGTAAGTTTATCGAATTGACTGACGACCAATTTTACCAACTGTGTAGGGTTCACCCCGATTATAAATTTGAGCGCAATGCGAAAGGAGAACTACTGATTATGTCGCCAACTGGAGGAGAAACGGGAAACTGCAATGCCGATCTAACTTTTCAAGTGCAAGGTTGGAGCCGCCGGAATAGTAACTTAGGCATTGCTTTTGACTCTTCCACTTGTTTTAAAATGCCAAAAGGTGGCGATCGTTCTCCTGATGCTTCTTGGGTAAGCCGAGAAAGGTGGGAAGCGTTAACACCTGAGCAAAAAAGGAAATTTCCGCCTTTATGTCCAGATTTTGTAGTTGAGTTATGCTCTCCTACAGATTCTATCAGAGAAGTGCGGGAAAAAATGCAGGAATATATGGAAAATGGTGCGCGTTTAGGTTGGTTAATTGACCCACAAACGCAGATTGTAGAAATTTATCGACCTGGTAGAGAAGTTGAGGTTTTGCAGTCTCCGAGTACGCTTTCAGGTGAGGATATATTACCTGGATTTGTGTTAGAAGTAGCGCCTGTAATGGGGAATAATTGA
- a CDS encoding family 10 glycosylhydrolase — translation MSSLFSIGLAISFLLTPQWLSNLFPDRAAIAVPPQVQTSEFRGFWVDAFNPGFKTPQEVTKLIADAKRANANAIVAQVRRRGDAFYASSIEPRAKDPNLAAGFDPLQDLIAKAHAAGLEVHAWMVTLPVTGSTSNDRSHVWQKHGPNAPGRDNWAMFTYDGQSQGYLDPGHPDAVDYTVSVYLDLLKRYDVDGVQLDYVRYGGPDWGYNPTAIARFNQQMKRTGRPSPSDRVWMQWRRDQVTNLVRKLYVQSLAIKPQVKISAATIAWGSGPKKDEDWYQTQPYKEVLQDWRGWLEEGIIDIAMPMTYQREYNARQKQAYDDWIEFAKNHQYNRYTAIGPGNYLNYIEDALAQIRRAGQPSAKGNYTHGIALYSYASSNVYTNGDLRSSGGGSVPRQPWKYVLQSNDWFYNALSKPSKYVDVATGKTYETQPVWANPVAVPDFPWKSHPTTGAIAGTLRMCSPSCDSVTLTLQPIDGVGQRRTIRTDGKGWFGAIALTPGTYQLKVDGGKLEQTINVSAGQVTNVNFDNRQSY, via the coding sequence TTGTCAAGTCTATTTTCAATTGGCTTAGCGATCAGTTTTCTGCTAACTCCGCAGTGGTTGTCTAATTTGTTTCCCGATCGCGCTGCGATCGCAGTCCCCCCGCAGGTGCAAACATCAGAATTTCGAGGCTTTTGGGTAGATGCTTTTAACCCTGGTTTCAAGACACCGCAAGAGGTGACAAAATTAATTGCGGATGCGAAACGGGCGAATGCGAATGCGATCGTTGCTCAAGTGCGCCGTCGCGGTGATGCTTTTTACGCTAGCAGCATTGAGCCGCGAGCCAAAGATCCTAATCTGGCGGCGGGTTTTGACCCTTTGCAAGATTTGATCGCCAAGGCGCACGCAGCAGGTTTGGAGGTTCACGCTTGGATGGTGACGCTTCCGGTAACGGGAAGCACTAGCAACGATCGCTCTCATGTGTGGCAAAAACATGGCCCCAATGCGCCTGGCCGCGATAATTGGGCAATGTTTACTTACGATGGCCAATCCCAAGGTTATCTCGATCCCGGCCATCCTGACGCGGTTGATTACACGGTTTCGGTTTATCTAGATTTGCTGAAACGCTACGACGTAGACGGCGTGCAACTGGATTATGTGCGCTACGGCGGGCCGGATTGGGGTTATAATCCGACTGCGATCGCGCGGTTTAATCAACAGATGAAACGCACGGGTAGGCCATCGCCAAGCGATCGCGTTTGGATGCAGTGGCGGCGAGATCAGGTGACGAATTTGGTGCGTAAGCTTTATGTGCAAAGCCTTGCGATTAAGCCGCAGGTGAAGATTTCGGCGGCGACGATCGCTTGGGGAAGTGGGCCGAAAAAAGATGAGGATTGGTATCAAACCCAGCCTTACAAAGAGGTTTTGCAGGATTGGCGGGGCTGGCTGGAAGAAGGTATTATTGATATCGCCATGCCGATGACTTACCAGCGCGAGTACAATGCTCGGCAGAAACAGGCTTATGATGATTGGATTGAGTTTGCCAAGAATCACCAGTACAATCGCTATACTGCGATCGGGCCAGGAAATTATCTGAACTACATTGAAGACGCTTTAGCTCAGATTCGCCGCGCTGGACAGCCTTCTGCAAAGGGGAATTACACGCATGGGATTGCTTTGTATTCCTATGCTAGCAGCAATGTCTACACTAATGGGGACTTGCGATCGAGCGGTGGAGGAAGCGTGCCCCGCCAGCCTTGGAAGTATGTATTGCAGAGCAATGATTGGTTCTACAATGCGCTTTCAAAGCCGAGTAAGTATGTGGATGTAGCGACGGGTAAGACTTATGAAACTCAGCCTGTTTGGGCAAATCCTGTGGCTGTTCCCGATTTTCCTTGGAAGTCGCATCCGACTACAGGCGCGATCGCGGGTACGTTGCGGATGTGTTCCCCAAGTTGCGATTCTGTAACCTTGACATTGCAACCGATTGATGGTGTAGGTCAGCGGCGCACGATTCGCACCGATGGTAAGGGATGGTTTGGTGCGATCGCGCTGACTCCCGGTACTTATCAGTTAAAGGTTGACGGTGGAAAATTGGAGCAGACTATTAATGTTAGTGCTGGTCAAGTAACCAATGTCAATTTTGATAACAGACAAAGTTATTAG
- a CDS encoding MFS transporter — translation MVLSEKKRNPGLWVSILYFAEGFPYTVVNLMSVIFLKGLGASNELIGLTSLLSFPWVLKGLWGPIVDLYSTKRQWILNTEIICAGLFFWLALGVLMPQTLVISLVIFTIIAFVSATHDIAIDGFYLKALNKDQQALFVGVRNTAYRGAVIAGSGLLVFLAGSFAEQHLVAGNPTDAKVYKDITFSVFGSSFNLHPLELGWAIAFGIGGVIFILIYLFQRWYLPEVESRAIAYNKSTQTTSFIDEAFEEAFRTYFSQYKIGWIVTYVLIFRLGDALTFKMAPPFLMDTIQKGGLAVSTAEMGLLSGTIGVIFLLIGGLLGGYLIAKQGLKKWMWPTAILQNSTNVLYWLLAMYQPSIIWAYAVNSIEQFTYGLGVAAYTVFLMRTVRPEYEASHYAITTAFMAAGVLIPGVFSGYLQTWLGGYQHYFLFSSLAVIPGMLTIFFLPLEDPK, via the coding sequence ATGGTCTTATCAGAAAAAAAGCGCAACCCTGGATTATGGGTATCAATATTATATTTCGCAGAAGGATTTCCCTACACTGTTGTAAATTTAATGTCGGTAATTTTTTTAAAAGGTCTGGGAGCCAGCAATGAGTTAATTGGCTTAACCAGCCTTTTGTCTTTTCCCTGGGTATTAAAAGGTTTATGGGGCCCGATAGTTGATTTATACTCCACTAAACGCCAATGGATTTTAAACACAGAAATCATTTGTGCTGGTCTATTTTTCTGGCTAGCGCTTGGCGTGTTAATGCCCCAGACTCTGGTAATATCACTTGTGATTTTTACAATAATAGCATTTGTTTCAGCTACCCACGATATCGCCATAGATGGATTTTATTTAAAGGCTCTAAATAAAGATCAGCAAGCGCTATTTGTTGGCGTTCGTAATACGGCTTACAGAGGAGCAGTAATTGCCGGAAGTGGTCTGTTAGTTTTTTTAGCGGGTTCTTTTGCAGAACAGCATTTAGTAGCAGGAAATCCTACTGATGCTAAAGTATATAAAGATATTACGTTTTCAGTTTTTGGTTCCTCGTTTAATCTTCATCCTTTGGAGTTAGGATGGGCGATCGCATTTGGAATTGGTGGAGTAATATTTATTTTGATTTATCTATTTCAGCGCTGGTATTTGCCAGAGGTAGAAAGTCGCGCGATCGCCTACAACAAATCCACACAAACAACCAGCTTTATCGACGAAGCATTTGAAGAAGCATTTAGAACCTATTTCAGCCAATATAAAATAGGTTGGATTGTTACTTATGTCTTAATTTTCCGCCTTGGTGATGCCTTAACTTTCAAAATGGCTCCTCCATTTTTAATGGATACAATACAGAAGGGCGGATTAGCAGTTTCCACTGCTGAAATGGGTTTGTTATCTGGTACTATCGGCGTAATTTTTCTTTTGATTGGAGGGCTACTTGGCGGATATTTAATCGCCAAACAAGGGTTAAAAAAATGGATGTGGCCTACAGCTATACTGCAAAACTCAACTAATGTATTGTATTGGCTGTTAGCAATGTATCAACCGAGTATTATTTGGGCCTATGCAGTCAACTCCATAGAACAGTTTACCTATGGACTTGGCGTAGCTGCCTATACTGTATTTTTAATGCGTACAGTTCGACCTGAATATGAAGCTTCCCATTATGCAATTACCACAGCATTTATGGCCGCAGGCGTATTAATTCCCGGAGTTTTTAGCGGTTATTTGCAGACTTGGCTGGGAGGATATCAGCATTATTTCTTATTTAGTTCTCTGGCTGTTATACCAGGGATGTTAACAATTTTCTTTTTGCCTTTAGAAGATCCGAAATAA